One window from the genome of [Clostridium] celerecrescens 18A encodes:
- a CDS encoding YmaF family protein: MGNNNQNWYKECCDCQDRRQSHVHEVLGSVQIAEREEDPHNHRFATVSGEAIPAGMNHFHEVKFRTDFYENHFHEFRGKTSLAIPVGDRHVHFLESVTEVSDGHFHDFRVATLIEDPIGEEDLKSRC; this comes from the coding sequence ATGGGTAACAATAACCAAAATTGGTATAAGGAATGTTGTGATTGCCAAGATAGGCGGCAGTCACATGTTCATGAAGTTCTAGGCAGCGTCCAGATAGCAGAACGCGAAGAAGATCCCCATAATCACCGTTTTGCTACGGTTTCTGGTGAAGCAATCCCTGCTGGTATGAACCACTTTCATGAAGTGAAATTTAGAACAGATTTTTATGAAAATCATTTTCATGAATTTCGTGGCAAAACATCGCTTGCAATTCCTGTTGGGGACAGACATGTTCATTTTCTGGAATCCGTAACAGAAGTGAGCGATGGTCATTTTCATGATTTTAGGGTGGCCACCTTGATTGAAGACCCTATCGGTGAAGAAGATTTAAAATCACGTTGTTAA
- a CDS encoding DUF3877 family protein, whose protein sequence is MQYRALEQMLINSIKEVQIKLGYEKEPIRFYYPERALVNILKIHEGSPQEIRAAMEGFKEYVKARLGNIRITKSQERFCFEIPQEGIEYVYYHKKDNGFLKEFIETVEKPNTTLEDILRVFHKYADGKVICVKSQEEDFDYIIFIEDSSMDHYRYYIKFHGNHATYHRFLSEDAADMGI, encoded by the coding sequence ATGCAATATCGTGCACTGGAGCAGATGCTCATTAATTCAATAAAAGAAGTACAGATAAAATTAGGATATGAAAAAGAACCTATTCGCTTCTATTACCCCGAACGTGCTCTGGTGAACATCTTAAAAATCCACGAAGGCTCTCCTCAGGAAATAAGAGCAGCTATGGAAGGCTTTAAGGAATATGTGAAGGCGCGTCTGGGAAACATCAGGATCACAAAAAGCCAGGAACGTTTTTGCTTTGAGATTCCCCAGGAAGGAATCGAATACGTATATTACCATAAAAAGGACAATGGCTTCTTAAAAGAATTCATTGAAACCGTAGAAAAACCCAATACGACCTTAGAGGATATCTTGAGAGTCTTTCATAAATACGCCGACGGCAAGGTTATCTGCGTAAAATCTCAGGAAGAAGATTTCGATTATATTATATTTATTGAGGATTCCTCAATGGATCATTACCGGTATTATATTAAATTTCATGGAAATCACGCCACATACCACAGATTCTTATCCGAAGATGCAGCGGATATGGGCATATAA
- a CDS encoding C40 family peptidase, whose amino-acid sequence MQRKSWITTLFTGLVFMAANSFTAKADMAANMVIPIVAPPPFEQQTGPGISGGKEFSQTAPEIYTGTGEQVVVFAKQFLGNPYVYGGTSLTSGADCSGFVLSVYNQFGISLPRTSEAQGEAGFDVGGIENARPGDIVYYIGHTGIYIGQNQLIHASGPKDGIKISAVDFMPIVSVRRVLGN is encoded by the coding sequence ATGCAGAGAAAAAGTTGGATCACAACCCTGTTTACAGGCCTGGTATTTATGGCCGCTAATAGTTTTACTGCCAAAGCAGATATGGCCGCCAATATGGTAATTCCCATCGTAGCTCCGCCGCCCTTTGAGCAGCAGACTGGCCCTGGAATCAGCGGGGGGAAAGAATTTTCCCAGACAGCACCGGAAATTTACACAGGTACTGGAGAACAGGTTGTGGTTTTTGCAAAACAGTTTCTAGGAAACCCCTATGTATATGGTGGGACAAGCCTTACGTCAGGTGCCGACTGTTCCGGATTTGTGCTAAGCGTTTATAATCAATTTGGCATAAGCCTCCCAAGGACCTCTGAAGCCCAGGGAGAAGCGGGATTTGATGTAGGCGGAATCGAGAATGCCCGGCCGGGCGATATCGTATATTACATAGGACATACCGGTATTTACATAGGGCAGAATCAGCTGATCCACGCAAGCGGCCCAAAGGATGGGATTAAAATATCCGCTGTGGATTTTATGCCAATTGTTTCAGTCAGAAGAGTATTAGGGAATTAA
- the spoIIIAA gene encoding stage III sporulation protein AA, producing the protein MERKDELINIFSRSIREILNRVTIDFDEVQEIRLRVGAPLLMVYRNEEYYVTPRGSLNKEGKDAYIVSKNELKETMEYMSNYSLYAFEEEMKQGFITIQGGHRIGIAGKTILDESGIKAMKYISFVNVRLSHQVRGCASEVLPYLYEEGREIYHTLIISPPRCGKTTLLRDLIRQVSNGSEEHAGLTVGVVDERSEIGACYQGIPQNELGIRTDILDCCPKARGMMMLIRTMSPRVIAVDEIGSREDLEAMEYVMNCGCKLIATVHGNSIDDLKQKPILRKLVEERIFERYVVLNNLGRIGNIDQIYDSRGTQLYKAQVHQMGIRWDRQECIAYG; encoded by the coding sequence GTGGAGAGGAAAGACGAGCTTATCAATATATTTTCCAGGAGCATAAGAGAAATTTTAAACCGGGTGACAATTGACTTTGACGAGGTTCAGGAAATCAGGCTCCGGGTAGGAGCTCCTCTTTTAATGGTATACCGGAATGAGGAGTATTATGTGACTCCCAGGGGTTCCCTGAATAAGGAAGGAAAGGACGCCTATATTGTCTCGAAAAATGAGCTTAAGGAAACCATGGAGTACATGAGTAACTATTCTCTTTATGCATTTGAAGAAGAGATGAAGCAGGGGTTCATTACCATTCAGGGAGGACACCGGATCGGAATCGCAGGAAAGACCATTTTAGATGAATCCGGAATTAAGGCCATGAAATACATATCCTTTGTCAACGTCCGGCTGTCCCATCAGGTGAGGGGCTGTGCCTCTGAGGTTTTGCCCTATCTTTATGAGGAAGGGAGAGAAATCTATCACACTCTGATCATTTCACCTCCAAGATGCGGGAAGACCACTTTGCTGAGAGATTTGATCCGTCAGGTTTCTAACGGTTCTGAGGAGCATGCAGGCCTTACCGTAGGCGTGGTTGATGAGCGTTCTGAGATTGGGGCCTGTTATCAGGGGATCCCTCAGAATGAACTTGGAATCCGTACCGATATTTTGGACTGCTGTCCTAAGGCAAGAGGAATGATGATGCTGATACGGACCATGTCCCCCAGAGTGATCGCCGTGGACGAGATCGGGAGCCGGGAGGATCTGGAAGCAATGGAATACGTAATGAACTGCGGCTGCAAGCTGATTGCCACGGTTCACGGAAACTCTATAGATGATTTAAAGCAGAAGCCGATTCTTAGAAAGCTGGTGGAGGAGCGGATCTTTGAGAGATATGTGGTCTTAAACAACTTAGGAAGGATCGGAAACATCGACCAGATCTATGACTCCAGGGGAACGCAGCTCTACAAGGCGCAGGTACATCAGATGGGAATACGGTGGGACAGGCAGGAGTGCATAGCTTATGGATAA
- a CDS encoding stage III sporulation protein AB, translating to MDNTWLRIIGALLVIISCSGLGFFMAAQWNEHLRTVEKLRKMIFLLKGEIVYANSPLTEAFERTGRKAGGEIGVLFESVSERLSGQQGETFYTIWQEEIDKLPKEVCLSKEDKQNLKGLGEHLGYLDMDMQERNILLYLEQLDLTIGYLRKHKQEKSRLYTSLGIMGGLFLTIVMY from the coding sequence ATGGATAATACATGGCTGCGGATAATAGGAGCTCTTCTGGTCATTATATCATGCTCGGGCCTTGGATTTTTTATGGCGGCCCAATGGAACGAACATTTAAGAACTGTAGAAAAGCTTAGAAAAATGATTTTTTTATTGAAAGGCGAGATAGTTTATGCCAATTCTCCGCTGACTGAGGCCTTTGAACGGACCGGTAGAAAGGCAGGGGGGGAGATCGGTGTTTTGTTTGAGAGCGTGTCGGAAAGACTTTCCGGACAGCAGGGAGAAACCTTTTATACCATTTGGCAGGAGGAGATTGACAAGCTTCCCAAAGAGGTCTGCTTGTCCAAAGAGGACAAACAGAATTTAAAAGGTCTGGGGGAGCATCTGGGCTACTTAGACATGGACATGCAGGAGCGGAATATCCTTTTATATCTGGAACAGCTGGACTTAACAATCGGTTATCTGAGAAAACATAAGCAGGAAAAAAGCCGCCTTTATACCAGCCTGGGTATCATGGGCGGTTTATTCCTAACAATCGTAATGTATTAA
- the spoIIIAC gene encoding stage III sporulation protein AC, producing MGVNLIFKIAAVGILVSVICQVLKHSGREEQAFLTSLAGLILVLFWLVPYIYQLFESIKNLFAL from the coding sequence ATGGGAGTCAATTTGATTTTTAAAATTGCAGCAGTTGGAATCCTGGTTTCCGTCATCTGCCAGGTTTTAAAGCACAGCGGACGGGAAGAACAGGCATTCTTAACAAGCCTTGCGGGGCTGATCCTGGTACTGTTCTGGCTGGTGCCTTATATTTATCAGTTGTTTGAATCCATTAAAAATCTATTTGCATTGTAG
- the spoIIIAD gene encoding stage III sporulation protein AD: MTVVTIAITGIVAVLLAVSLKGMKGEYGTYLVMAAGFFIFFYGMGKLTTILDTMKEIQTYIKINSIYLTTLVKMIGITYIAEFAAGICKDAGYGAVGTQIEIFGKLSVLAVSMPILLALIETLQVFLS, translated from the coding sequence ATGACCGTAGTGACCATAGCCATAACAGGAATCGTTGCAGTGCTTTTAGCGGTTTCGTTAAAGGGGATGAAGGGGGAATATGGGACCTATCTGGTCATGGCGGCGGGCTTTTTTATCTTCTTTTACGGTATGGGAAAGCTCACCACCATTCTGGATACGATGAAGGAAATCCAGACCTATATAAAGATTAACAGCATCTATTTAACCACATTGGTAAAGATGATAGGAATTACCTATATCGCAGAATTTGCCGCAGGGATATGCAAGGATGCCGGATATGGAGCCGTAGGGACTCAGATCGAAATATTTGGAAAGCTGTCCGTACTGGCGGTCAGCATGCCCATTCTCCTTGCGCTGATCGAAACACTGCAGGTATTTTTATCATGA
- a CDS encoding stage III sporulation protein AE produces the protein MKRTAFFLLCLISLMLLFFCKDSLGAEASSGKEASVPAEDLDLDQYDLTDIQNFLDRSKENQGMNLSFKKLMKDLMDGKLNDVMGQVGKALKDLLVGEVRNSGHMMGQIMVLGIIGAVFSNFSSVFTGSQISETGFFVTYLLLFTYLAASFFTSVTITGNVVGQILDFTKVLMPAYFLAAAFAGSSASAAASYEFTLFVIVASQWLLGQVLLALIRVYALLVMAGHIAKEEMLSKLTELLEQVVSWSLKTLVGVVLGFHLIQSMVLPYVDSMKTGAIQKLIGAIPGIGQGVNSVAQMVLGSGVLIKNTIGAAGIIILLILSVIPLIKLAVLMILYQCVAALLQPVCDKRIVSCISEMAKGHKMLLSVAASAVILFVVTIALVCASTNVTYYTG, from the coding sequence ATGAAAAGAACCGCCTTTTTCCTACTGTGCCTTATTAGCTTAATGCTGCTGTTTTTCTGCAAGGACAGCCTGGGAGCGGAAGCATCATCAGGTAAGGAAGCATCTGTTCCGGCGGAAGATTTAGACCTGGATCAATATGATCTAACGGATATCCAGAATTTCCTGGACCGTTCGAAGGAGAACCAGGGCATGAATCTTTCCTTTAAAAAACTTATGAAGGATCTGATGGATGGAAAATTAAACGATGTCATGGGACAAGTCGGAAAAGCGTTAAAAGATCTGCTGGTGGGGGAGGTAAGAAACAGCGGGCATATGATGGGACAAATCATGGTGCTTGGAATCATTGGAGCAGTTTTTTCCAACTTTTCCAGCGTATTTACCGGAAGCCAGATTTCAGAAACCGGGTTCTTTGTCACCTATTTGCTTTTGTTTACGTATCTGGCCGCCAGCTTTTTTACAAGCGTGACCATTACGGGAAATGTGGTGGGGCAGATTCTGGATTTTACCAAGGTATTGATGCCTGCCTATTTCCTGGCAGCGGCATTCGCGGGAAGCAGTGCATCGGCGGCGGCTTCCTATGAATTCACACTGTTTGTCATCGTTGCCTCCCAGTGGCTTTTGGGGCAGGTACTTTTAGCACTCATAAGAGTCTATGCTCTTTTGGTCATGGCAGGCCACATTGCAAAGGAAGAAATGCTTTCAAAGCTTACGGAACTGTTGGAACAGGTGGTTTCCTGGAGCTTAAAGACCCTGGTAGGAGTTGTGCTTGGGTTTCATCTCATACAGTCCATGGTTCTGCCCTATGTGGATTCCATGAAAACGGGAGCCATTCAGAAGCTGATCGGAGCCATTCCGGGAATCGGCCAGGGTGTCAACTCGGTTGCCCAAATGGTTTTAGGCTCCGGGGTACTTATAAAAAACACCATTGGTGCAGCCGGTATTATCATACTTCTTATCCTTTCCGTCATTCCTCTGATTAAACTGGCAGTGCTGATGATTTTATACCAGTGCGTTGCAGCCCTTTTGCAGCCGGTCTGTGATAAAAGGATTGTATCCTGTATTTCAGAAATGGCCAAAGGCCACAAAATGCTGCTGTCTGTAGCGGCTTCTGCAGTGATTCTCTTTGTTGTTACTATAGCGCTTGTATGCGCTTCTACCAATGTGACCTATTATACCGGGTGA
- a CDS encoding stage III sporulation protein AF, with protein sequence MEELFSWIRNITYYLIFITVVGNLLPNKKYEKYIKLFAGMVLILLVLKPITGGLRLDDTLAYYFESISLKKEAGELTGKLSEMEGKRLESMITRYEEAVGTDLKSMAETDGFTCRESRAEINQDQASSNFGHVVRVTLVLAPGGTGKEGTDIAVSGNGNLPVKKVQEVEDVKIAGSEPEKTDDKGLEDVRKQKQEENSRLSGLRRRIAEYYDLEEQDIEIQMEDGKG encoded by the coding sequence ATGGAAGAATTGTTTAGCTGGATACGCAATATAACCTATTACCTGATTTTTATAACTGTGGTGGGAAACCTCCTGCCAAATAAAAAATATGAAAAATACATAAAATTATTTGCCGGCATGGTACTGATCCTTCTGGTATTAAAGCCAATTACAGGGGGCTTAAGGCTTGATGATACGCTGGCTTACTATTTTGAGTCAATAAGCCTTAAAAAGGAAGCTGGGGAGCTGACAGGAAAGCTTTCAGAAATGGAAGGGAAAAGGCTGGAAAGCATGATCACCAGGTATGAAGAGGCGGTTGGAACGGATTTAAAATCTATGGCTGAGACCGACGGCTTTACCTGCAGGGAATCCAGGGCGGAGATTAACCAGGATCAGGCAAGCAGTAACTTTGGCCATGTTGTGCGGGTGACCTTGGTTCTGGCACCGGGAGGAACTGGAAAAGAGGGAACAGATATTGCCGTTTCCGGTAATGGAAATCTGCCGGTAAAAAAGGTACAGGAAGTGGAAGATGTGAAAATAGCCGGCTCTGAACCGGAAAAGACTGATGATAAGGGACTGGAGGATGTGAGAAAACAGAAGCAGGAAGAAAATTCACGGCTTTCTGGTCTTAGAAGGCGGATTGCGGAATATTATGATTTGGAGGAACAGGATATTGAAATTCAAATGGAAGATGGGAAAGGATAA
- a CDS encoding stage III sporulation protein AG translates to MIWRNRILKFKWKMGKDKWLILLAVGMIILILTFPSGSGMAARVEKTAESKNQTALQKGIVTEPADGEAAVAAGADRTYEEQLEARVKRILKTVDGVGQVEVMIVLKSSEEKVLRVDKDSSDSSTEEKDSSGGTRKITSADRKENTILTGSGENTAPIVEKEIRPEIEGIIISAQGGGSPTVKAEISGAMEALFNLPPHKIKVLKRVE, encoded by the coding sequence ATGATTTGGAGGAACAGGATATTGAAATTCAAATGGAAGATGGGAAAGGATAAATGGCTGATCCTGCTGGCGGTTGGAATGATTATCCTGATCCTTACATTTCCCTCCGGTTCGGGTATGGCTGCCAGGGTAGAGAAGACAGCAGAAAGCAAAAACCAGACGGCACTTCAAAAAGGGATTGTGACAGAGCCAGCAGATGGGGAAGCGGCTGTTGCGGCAGGAGCAGACCGGACCTATGAGGAACAACTGGAGGCGAGGGTGAAGAGAATCTTAAAAACCGTGGATGGGGTCGGTCAGGTAGAGGTAATGATCGTACTGAAATCCTCAGAGGAGAAGGTACTCCGAGTCGATAAGGACAGTTCGGATTCATCTACTGAGGAAAAGGACAGCTCCGGGGGAACCAGAAAGATCACCAGCGCAGATCGCAAGGAAAACACGATTTTGACCGGTTCAGGAGAAAATACAGCTCCCATTGTGGAGAAAGAGATACGTCCGGAAATAGAAGGAATCATCATCAGTGCCCAGGGCGGTGGCAGTCCTACGGTAAAAGCTGAAATTTCCGGTGCCATGGAAGCATTATTTAACCTGCCCCCACATAAAATTAAAGTATTAAAGAGGGTGGAATAA
- a CDS encoding SpoIIIAH-like family protein — MRSWKTSNEPKVPRTPKKMDMKKLFRRNQIIITTLAVMIAAAGYLNYAGKQEAASGTDVYEAGMTDISEEDILAENQSLTGSDTNQEIASLDQDAEDIDKLAAGETDAALQSEGSVDLAANETQVANETQAAKTGLDNPGEAVLTSGMNVSEYISSVQLNREQVRAKNKETLMNLINNPNIEEAAKQQAIQEMIDMTAIAERENAAETLLLAKGFADPVVSISSGKVDVVINAPSITDPQRAQIEDIVKRKTEVGAESIVITLMKLEE, encoded by the coding sequence ATGAGAAGTTGGAAAACAAGCAATGAGCCCAAAGTCCCTAGAACCCCAAAGAAAATGGATATGAAGAAACTGTTCCGAAGAAACCAGATTATTATCACCACCTTAGCCGTTATGATAGCTGCTGCTGGATATTTAAACTATGCAGGAAAGCAGGAGGCCGCTTCCGGGACAGACGTCTATGAAGCTGGAATGACTGATATTTCTGAAGAAGATATTTTAGCGGAAAACCAGTCCCTTACCGGTAGTGATACAAATCAGGAAATTGCAAGCCTTGACCAGGATGCAGAGGATATTGATAAACTGGCGGCAGGAGAAACCGATGCGGCTTTGCAAAGCGAAGGATCAGTAGACTTAGCGGCAAATGAGACACAGGTGGCAAATGAGACACAGGCGGCTAAAACCGGCCTTGACAACCCTGGAGAAGCAGTGCTTACCAGCGGAATGAACGTATCAGAATACATATCCAGCGTACAGTTAAATCGGGAGCAGGTAAGGGCAAAGAATAAGGAAACCTTAATGAACCTGATCAACAATCCAAACATTGAAGAAGCAGCAAAACAGCAGGCCATTCAGGAAATGATTGATATGACGGCTATTGCTGAAAGAGAGAATGCAGCGGAAACTCTGCTGCTTGCCAAAGGATTTGCGGATCCGGTGGTCAGCATTTCCAGCGGAAAAGTGGATGTTGTTATCAATGCCCCCAGCATTACAGATCCTCAGCGGGCTCAAATTGAGGACATCGTAAAGAGAAAAACGGAAGTGGGAGCGGAAAGCATCGTAATCACTCTTATGAAATTGGAAGAGTAA
- a CDS encoding Asp23/Gls24 family envelope stress response protein gives MESRNTHKVYEKDKIGEVQIADDVVAIIAGLAATEVEGVDSMAGNITNELVSKLGMKNLSKGVKVELTEEHVSVDLSLNIKYGYSIPAVSEKVQEKVQNAIENMTGLTVLDVNIRIAGVALEENK, from the coding sequence ATGGAAAGCAGAAATACTCACAAGGTATATGAAAAAGATAAAATTGGCGAAGTACAGATTGCGGACGATGTGGTGGCCATCATTGCAGGTCTTGCAGCAACCGAGGTAGAAGGTGTAGATTCCATGGCTGGCAACATCACCAATGAGTTGGTGTCAAAGCTGGGCATGAAAAATTTATCCAAGGGCGTTAAGGTGGAGCTGACAGAAGAACATGTATCTGTGGATCTATCCTTGAACATCAAATACGGTTACAGCATACCTGCCGTCAGTGAGAAGGTTCAGGAGAAGGTGCAGAACGCCATTGAGAACATGACAGGCTTAACAGTTCTGGATGTAAACATCCGGATTGCCGGTGTAGCATTGGAAGAGAATAAATAG
- a CDS encoding sensor domain-containing diguanylate cyclase yields the protein MMADKEKDRYSLRVMTLFGLVVSVIIGIFALNIYYFKEVEKSLVEQTYQDLKRENDEALTYFQGMIRERFEVLEAFSAYGNLPEGSEIEVLGGQGIMYYGIRESQGLKGENNISRLPSKGSNGQSGITLSVPVVREGQAKGAVCMKYTAEELGKYLNSTELSPYSASLVFTRSGELVATCPGYETYANIYDILKTMEFRDEQSLEQMKMTAESGGSGYASYYYKGSWELLYYQPAGVEDWMVASMVKTESYEGALYKIRKLSKVFLASSTAMVACTVLLIICIIYLRKKEAKRAQKDYLTGVYTRETARKLVEQRLKGGGKKRFYACMFLDIDDFKKINDTFGHHKGDMVLTQAGQILSACTRKEDVIVRFGGDEFCIWLYGLSGRKQPEAIAKRILNAFHTSGTIHASIGITLVGEQETEYDAILRRADQALYLAKGKGKNQFAFQL from the coding sequence ATGATGGCTGATAAGGAGAAAGACCGCTACTCGCTGAGGGTGATGACATTGTTTGGTCTGGTGGTATCGGTAATTATAGGGATATTCGCTTTAAACATTTATTACTTCAAAGAGGTGGAAAAAAGTCTGGTAGAACAGACTTACCAGGATTTAAAAAGGGAGAATGACGAAGCACTTACCTATTTTCAGGGAATGATCCGGGAAAGGTTTGAAGTGCTTGAGGCATTCTCTGCTTATGGTAATCTGCCGGAGGGATCGGAAATTGAAGTTTTAGGCGGACAGGGAATTATGTATTACGGGATCCGTGAATCCCAGGGGTTAAAGGGAGAAAACAACATATCAAGACTGCCTTCCAAGGGCTCTAACGGTCAGTCAGGGATCACTCTGTCCGTTCCGGTGGTTAGGGAGGGACAGGCAAAGGGGGCGGTCTGTATGAAGTATACCGCTGAAGAACTGGGGAAGTATTTAAACAGTACAGAGTTAAGCCCATACAGTGCCAGTCTGGTTTTCACAAGGTCCGGAGAGCTGGTGGCCACGTGCCCCGGGTATGAAACTTATGCCAATATTTATGATATACTCAAAACCATGGAATTTAGAGACGAACAATCTTTAGAGCAGATGAAAATGACTGCGGAGAGCGGGGGTTCCGGATATGCCTCCTATTATTACAAGGGCAGCTGGGAACTTCTTTATTATCAGCCTGCGGGAGTTGAAGACTGGATGGTGGCTTCCATGGTGAAAACAGAAAGCTATGAGGGTGCTCTTTACAAGATCAGAAAGCTGTCAAAAGTCTTTCTTGCAAGCTCAACGGCAATGGTTGCCTGTACAGTTCTTCTTATTATATGTATTATTTATTTACGGAAAAAGGAAGCAAAGCGGGCGCAAAAGGATTATTTAACCGGCGTTTATACCAGAGAAACAGCCAGAAAGCTGGTGGAACAGCGGCTGAAAGGCGGAGGGAAAAAGAGGTTTTATGCTTGTATGTTCCTAGATATTGACGATTTCAAGAAAATCAATGACACCTTCGGCCATCATAAAGGAGATATGGTTTTAACCCAGGCAGGCCAGATTTTAAGCGCCTGTACAAGAAAAGAGGATGTAATTGTCCGTTTTGGCGGAGATGAGTTCTGCATCTGGCTGTACGGCTTAAGCGGCAGGAAACAGCCGGAGGCAATTGCGAAACGGATATTAAATGCGTTTCACACCTCCGGAACCATACATGCAAGCATTGGAATCACCCTGGTAGGAGAACAGGAGACAGAATACGACGCCATATTAAGACGGGCTGATCAGGCATTATATCTGGCAAAGGGAAAAGGGAAAAATCAGTTTGCATTCCAGCTTTGA
- a CDS encoding aspartate dehydrogenase domain-containing protein has translation MNKLRLGIIGNGYLGDIIAGAWKDGLLPEYDLVGIVGRTKEKTDALAEKSGCSSCAGIDELLKLKPEYIAEAASGDSVRDMAEKILANGCNLIVLSIGAFADKEFYERVKATAVKHNTRVYIASGAVGGFDVLRTVSLMGEAVAGIETRKGPQSLMYTPLFEDHLMTDKDSTMVFDGNAKEAIGLLPTKVNVAVASSLATVGPDKTRVNIHSVPGMIGDDHKITAEIEGVKAVVDIYSSTSAIAGWSVVAVLQNIVSPIVF, from the coding sequence ATGAATAAGCTTAGACTTGGAATTATTGGAAACGGTTATCTTGGAGATATTATTGCCGGTGCATGGAAAGATGGTTTACTGCCTGAGTATGACTTGGTGGGAATCGTTGGGAGGACAAAGGAAAAGACAGACGCCCTGGCAGAGAAAAGTGGCTGCAGCTCCTGTGCAGGGATCGATGAATTGCTTAAATTAAAACCGGAATACATCGCCGAGGCAGCATCCGGGGATTCCGTTAGAGACATGGCGGAGAAGATTCTGGCAAATGGCTGTAATCTCATCGTACTGTCCATTGGCGCCTTTGCTGATAAAGAATTTTATGAGAGAGTGAAGGCCACGGCCGTAAAACATAATACCAGGGTATACATCGCCTCAGGAGCGGTGGGCGGCTTTGACGTGCTTCGTACGGTTTCTCTCATGGGAGAGGCCGTAGCAGGAATTGAGACAAGAAAGGGTCCGCAATCCTTAATGTATACACCCCTTTTTGAAGATCATTTAATGACCGATAAGGATAGCACCATGGTGTTTGACGGCAATGCAAAAGAGGCTATCGGGCTTCTTCCTACAAAGGTGAATGTTGCGGTAGCATCTTCCCTTGCAACAGTCGGACCGGATAAAACCAGGGTGAACATTCACAGCGTTCCTGGAATGATTGGGGATGACCATAAGATCACTGCAGAAATTGAAGGCGTGAAGGCTGTTGTGGATATTTATTCAAGTACCAGCGCCATTGCAGGCTGGAGTGTAGTGGCTGTCCTGCAGAATATTGTGTCACCAATCGTTTTTTAG
- a CDS encoding D-isomer specific 2-hydroxyacid dehydrogenase family protein, with translation MFEKLVAIEPVSLVEEAEKELYRYAKQVVMYQDIPCDDEEIIRRIGDADGVLLSYTSRISQYVFERCPKIKYVGMCCSLYSKESANVDIAYAEQHGITVMGIRDYGDVGVVEYAICELVRFLHGYDRPMWKDMPVEITGLKVGIIGMGVSGGMIANALKFLGADVSYYSRSRKLQYEEKGIGYRPLGELLENSEVVFTCLNKNVILLHEEEFQKLGNGKILFNTSIGPAFEPEDLKNWLDSGDNRFACDTAGAAGDGALLEHPMVFCVNASAGRTRQAFGILSEKVLDNIRRFLEISKVSIV, from the coding sequence ATGTTTGAGAAGTTGGTTGCCATAGAGCCGGTGAGTCTGGTAGAAGAAGCGGAGAAAGAGCTTTACCGATATGCGAAACAGGTGGTGATGTACCAGGATATTCCCTGTGATGACGAAGAGATCATAAGGAGAATCGGAGATGCGGATGGGGTGCTTTTAAGCTACACCTCCAGGATCAGTCAATATGTCTTTGAACGATGTCCTAAAATCAAATATGTGGGGATGTGCTGCAGCCTTTATTCAAAGGAGAGCGCAAACGTAGACATTGCTTATGCAGAACAGCATGGGATTACCGTTATGGGAATCCGTGATTACGGCGATGTTGGAGTGGTGGAATATGCGATCTGTGAACTGGTGCGCTTTCTTCACGGATATGACAGGCCCATGTGGAAGGATATGCCGGTAGAGATTACCGGATTAAAGGTAGGAATTATTGGAATGGGTGTTTCCGGAGGCATGATCGCCAATGCTTTAAAGTTTCTTGGGGCAGATGTTTCCTATTACAGCAGGAGCAGAAAACTGCAGTACGAGGAAAAAGGAATTGGATATCGTCCATTGGGAGAGCTCTTAGAAAACAGCGAAGTGGTATTTACCTGCTTAAATAAAAATGTGATACTTCTGCACGAAGAGGAATTCCAGAAGCTGGGAAATGGAAAGATCCTGTTTAATACGTCCATTGGGCCTGCCTTTGAACCGGAAGATCTGAAGAACTGGCTGGATTCCGGGGATAACCGGTTTGCCTGCGATACGGCGGGAGCTGCCGGGGACGGTGCGCTTTTAGAACATCCCATGGTGTTTTGTGTCAATGCTTCGGCAGGGAGAACCAGGCAGGCCTTTGGAATTTTAAGCGAAAAAGTGCTTGATAATATCCGGAGGTTTTTGGAGATTAGCAAAGTTTCTATTGTATAA